In a genomic window of Lycium ferocissimum isolate CSIRO_LF1 chromosome 9, AGI_CSIRO_Lferr_CH_V1, whole genome shotgun sequence:
- the LOC132031775 gene encoding uncharacterized mitochondrial protein AtMg00810-like → MALKSQPTPVDTKLVEAKEYRSLVGALQYLPYTCPDIVHAVNKVCQKLKDPTQGDMKAVKRILRYLKGTLHYGIKFLAHSPLKLYGFCDTDWAGCSDTRRSTTGYCIYLGANCISWSSKKQPTVSISSSEAKYRSMASTMAELVWITFLLRDVGIELHEPP, encoded by the coding sequence ATGGCCTTGAAATCTCAACCAACACCAGTAGACACAAAACTAGTTGAGGCAAAGGAATATCGAAGTCTAGTGGGTGCACTTCAATATCTACCTTATACCTGTCCTGACATCGTCCATGCCGTCAATAAAGTATGTCAAAAACTCAAAGATCCAACACAAGGAGACATGAAAGCAGTAAAAAGAATACTTCGCTATCTCAAAGGAACTTTGCACTATGGAATCAAATTTCTTGCCCACAGTCCTCTAAAGCTATATGGATTTTGTGACACTGATTGGGCAGGTTGTTCAGACACTAGAAGAAGCACTACTGGTTATTGTATATATCTAGGAGCTAATTGTATTTCTTGGTCATCAAAGAAACAACCAACAGTTTCAATATCAAGCTCTGAAGCAAAATATAGATCAATGGCAAGTACAATGGCAGAACTAGTATGGATTACTTTCTTACTACGAGATGTTGGAATTGAATTACATGAACCACCATAA
- the LOC132030208 gene encoding zinc finger protein 10-like — MAAEIGILSLTQLQKLAQSQEQHNQQQSSPQPPLDSGSATGYSMWNAKQVTPPTTQDDDDSWEVRAFEEDTGNAMGTTWPPRSYTCTFCRREFRSAQALGGHMNVHRRDRARLHQAPPQYASDSNNNNHTSSPNANSTFLIPTQEFVTNGGVCLLYTLPSPSSTHVFNPTSRKSCTMSNNSPSTLNLSISPYPTNNLMSPTPCPPPSLNFPINKPTPSINTSFNINEPSTSNTSNDHSKRDSAIEDELDLELRLGWRSSSSTTSSP, encoded by the coding sequence ATGGCTGCTGAAATTGGGATTCTGTCCTTGACTCAGCTCCAAAAACTGGCTCAATCCCAAGAACAgcataaccaacaacaatcgtCACCACAACCACCATTGGATTCTGGCTCTGCTACTGGCTATTCGATGTGGAACGCTAAGCAAGTAACCCCACCAACAACTCAGGATGATGACGATTCATGGGAAGTTAGAGCATTTGAGGAAGACACAGGCAATGCCATGGGCACTACTTGGCCACCGAGGTCCTATACTTGCACCTTCTGTCGGAGAGAATTCCGGTCAGCGCAAGCCCTAGGTGGACACATGAATGTGCACCGCCGTGACCGTGCCAGGCTCCACCAAGCCCCACCACAATATGCTTCagatagcaacaacaacaaccacacttcTTCCCCCAATGCCAATTCTACCTTCCTAATTCCAACTCAAGAATTTGTTACAAATGGTGGAGTTTGTCTTCTATACACCTTGCCTAGCCCTAGCAGTACTCATGTCTTCAACCCGACATCAAGAAAATCTTGCACTATGAGTAACAATTCACCGTCTACCCTTAATCTCTCCATCTCACCATATCCAACAAATAATTTGATGTCTCCAACTCCATGCCCTCCTCCTTCTCTAAATTTTCCAATAAACAAGCCTACTCCAAGCATCAACACATCATTTAACATAAATGAACCTTCAACATCTAACACAAGTAATGATCATAGCAAGAGGGATTCAGCCATTGAAGATGAGCTTGATCTCGAGCTTCGGCTAGGATggagatcatcatcatcaacaacatcctCACCATGA